In Miscanthus floridulus cultivar M001 chromosome 8, ASM1932011v1, whole genome shotgun sequence, the sequence GGCGTGCTCATAGTAGAAGTAGATGCATTGAGTTTATCCTCTAGCTGTGTACCAAGGCAATCAAGTGCATTGTCTATCATCAAACAACATTCTGGAGAGTGGGATGCTTTATATGCCAAATCCACCATGGAATCTCCCAATAGCAATAGCATATTTATTAGCATCTAATAATCTACTACATGCAGCCATGGATCTTTCATATTCACTTTGGAAAGCTTCAAAAATAACTGGAGTCTACACTCTGCTTGCTTGCAGCAACATAGGTGTGTGCATTTGTGCTTCTTGGTATTTTCTTCCTTGCCTCAAATTCAGATTTCAATTCCTTAGCTCTTTTGTCTTCCACTGTTCTCTCAAAATGCTTCAAAAAACGAACAATATCAAAATCTGATTTCAAATGATTCTTCAATGCATTGTTGAAGCTCTCACTTAGTTGTGTACTTCGCACTCCCAAACTAAAGACATCTCTCGTATAGCATTCAGCCTATTTTTCTTTAACCTTGTATATACTATCTAACCAAGTTTCCTTATGCACTTTAGATCTCATAATGTCAAATGCTTCTTGAAATTCTGCCTTGTCCTCATAGCCATACATACAAGCTACTAAAATCAAATAGAATATGAGATTCTTCATCTTCACCTTCGGCTTCGCCTTCTTCTTCTCGTCAATTTTTGTGATCACGGACAAGTGTAGCTAAGGTTAAGTGGTCCACCAACTTGACGACTAGCCAACTCATGTGCAGCTTTTggtctaattccaaaatcatctgCAGTCTCTATTTCAAAAGCTTGCAATTATGAAATTTTCCTCTACAATGCCATCAAGTGCCGAGTTTCTGGCAAGTGAAGAAGGTGATTGTGTTCAAGCACAACATCAGTGACTTCATAATTTCCTAGCACCTCAATCCAATATAATATAATGCTCATTCGAGCTTTGCAATCAATCCTTGTTTCAgcttgttcggcttaccccatatttagcttgttcggcttcttttttcggccggaacagtgtttttctctaacAACAATTCAGCTATAATAgtattttttcagccagtttcagctaaaattctatcagccgaacggggccaatataaTGCTCATTCGAGCTTTGCAATCAGTCCTTGTTTCAGCTCTAAAGCACTTTATCACATGATTCATTTGCCCTTTCCTTCGAAGGCCCTCGTTGGAACAAACAAATCTGCATGAGGTCACCTTACCATCAAAGGTGCTTACATTTGTGTATCTTTTCCTCACATCAAAAGCCTATACGACCCCCATATGCCAACCAAAACTGCCGAGCCTCCTTTGAATTTTTGAACCTTAAACCAACTTGAGGAGTCCCCTTGTTTAATTCTGCCATGGCCTTGTACACCGCTCACAGTTGCACAACTTTGTTCTCTAACCACACATCAACTAGTTCTGTACCCCAATAATTGACAAACCAATGATACATAAAAATGATGTTGAAGCTTCACATAATATAATGGACACAATACATATAAAACAAGCTAGAGCagcttttttttagataatgaacaAGCTAGAGCAGCTGATAGTCCTAACATGAAATTCAACAAAATAGCAGTTTATGGTTCATGGATTCTATAATTAGTTGGCGCTCATACATGTGGTTGCATTCTATTTTGCATTTTGACAGATACTTGAGGTGGATTAATAAGCATTCATACATGCTAGGGCACTAAAACTAAAGAAAACTTACTGTTctcccactactacacaaactttactggaggcgggcgtttttggttttccgcggcgggcaaagccgtccgccgtggcctagaggcaacggtaaatcgtggcttaaccgcggcgggcggccttgcccgccgcggttaaccgatttaccgcggcgggcggtgtaacgcccccgccgcggtaaatatacttttaccacggcggtcacgttaggatgcccgctgcggttaatcatttaaaaaaacaaaaaaaaccaggAGCCCGCCGGCGAGCCCGTTCTCGAGCCCACTGGCGAGCCCACCGGCGACAGATCCGGGCTTCCCACAGCTGCAGATCCGTGCCGCtcggggagggagaagaggaggcCGTGGTGGAGGGAGGCCGCCGCGCCGAACCGTCCTCGCCCGCCGGATCCGGCCACCGCGCGCCGCCACCGACCGGATCCGCCTCGGGACGCCGTCACCGGCCGGATCCGGTCACCGCGCGCCGCCACCGGCCAGATCCGCCTCAGGACGGGCTCGTCGTTGCCGTCCCACGATCCGTGGAGGAGGAAGTCGCCGCCGCCGGAtctggagagaggaagagggaggagtgagggagatggagagaggaagagggagatggagaggaagagggagatgaacTCACCTACCTCGGATCGACGTCCTCCGCGCCGCTGGCCTGCCGGATCCGAAACCCTAGCCCCGCGCCGTCGACCCGCATGCCGTCGTCCCGCGCGCACCGTCTCCCCGCGCGCCGCCGTTGCTCCGCACGTGCCATCGCCCAGCGCGCCGCCATTGCCCCGCGCGCGCCATTGCCCAGCGCGCCGTCGTTGCCCcacgcggagagagagagagggagtcggggaggggagggagtcgcGGCGCAGAGAGTGAGATGAGAGAGGGAGGCGCGGCTGCTGGGAGTGCGAGTCTGTGTATATATATGACGACGGAAATAGTGGGCCTCGCTTTGCTATTGGGCCTCCGATTTTCCGTGGCGGGCCTTAAacgatgcccgccgcggtaaatcgatttaccgtggcggacgcctTAAGACGCCCACCACGGTAAATAAGGTATTTTCCGTGGCGGACGTCGTTacgcgcccgccgcggtaaattgatttaccccgccacggtaaatagggtattttccgtggcggacgtctttaggcgcccgccgcggtaaattgaTTTACTGCGGCGGGCAAAAAAACTTTGtcacggtaaataaaaaatgcccgcctcgATAAATCGCTGTATGTACCGTGGCGGGCAAACTCAGTGCCCGCCACAGAGGCCAAAAGTGCGACGCTGCGCAAATTCAATCCTGTAGTAGTGTCCATTACAGGGACTGGATCCCGTACATGGATATGTCAGACACGGGAGAGCTCCTCTCCACAAACGGGGCGGGCCTCCTGTTCTCCTGGCCGGCGCGGCCGGGCACCTGACGAAGGGCGGGGCGGCCAGGGCAACAGAGGAAGGCGGCGGGTGAAGCCGGCGCGGCGCAGCAGCGAGCAGTGCGGCGCGACGCGGCAGCAGCCAGCAGAGAGAGCGCGGGCGGCGCCGTTTCCGCGTCCTGGTTTGGCGCGCTGATGGGGCTCCGTTCCCGCTTCCTGGTTTTGCGACTCAGGCTTGGGCTGAAAAGCTAAGCCCTGGCTGTACCGTTAGATGCTATCTGGGCGGTGGAGATTGAGGCGATGTTACGTTGTAATTGTAACTCTACTCTGTAAAGTCACTCAATCTGGCTCCCACACTACTATACTAGCTCTGCTCGACCGTTTGGGCCTGGACCAATCGAGGGCAGCAGCAAAAGGGCCTCCTTTCGAGAAAATTGCATATATGAGACTCTAATCGTCGCGCTTCGTAGTTTTAGGACTTCAATCGTTGACTTCGTAAAAATAATCCTCCAAAGGTTGGACTCTTGATTTTCATGACATTATGtgtattttctttcttttcttgcacATATACATGTATTTGGCACCGTACGTACCTGGGAAGGGTAGTCCGAGCCGCCCGACATTTCGTAGCCACCCAACGTTGAGAAGCCCTAACCCTTCGTCTGTTCACATCGCCGTCGCTCGACGCCGCGACGTTTCTCCCAACCTGTGATCCCGAACGCCGCGGCCATGGAGGGTCAGGCTCCCGACGCCACGGTCATGGAGGACCAGCCTCCCGACGCCATGGCCGGCCCTTCGCTTCCCCTGGTCGTGGCCGCCGAAGGCCAGGCAGCGACTACAAAGCGGCTAGCCACGCGCGTCCGAGACGACCTGGCCACGATGGACGCCCGAGGCCTGCCCACGCCGATCGCTCAAGTGCTGGCAGCGGCCGTTGACGACATGGCCGTGCCTGAGGGCTCCATGGATGGTGAAGTTCCACCGCAGGCCACTGCTGTCCAAAAATTTTAGCAAAAAAtctaggcggcggcggcgagtcaGGCAGCCTAGGCAACAAGGACGGCGGCGGCCAGGAAGCCTGCCCAGGCAGCAGTCTCGGCCATCAAGTACGGACGTAAGTGCGACAGGAACAGAAGGAGCGGTCTCGGCCATAAAGCGGTCTCGGCAAATACACGTATAAagataaaaagaaagaaagaaaatacaTATAATATCACGAAAATCAAGAGATCAATGTTTTGAGGATTATTTTTATCCACTAACGATCGGAGTTCTAAAACTGCGGAGCGCGACGATTATAATGCCAAATATGCAATTTTCTCCCTCCTTGCCCTTCTGACCCCCTGCACCGTCCTCCGCCTACCACCGGCCACCGCCTTGGCCTAGAGAGGGACATACGAGACgctgagaggggggggggggggggggggggggggggggggggagtctcCGCCTCCCCTCctcaggccacgccgcgccttgGTTAGTAACCGTCTCCCGCGAGCCCCTTTCGTGCTGCCCACTTCTCCTTCTCCGCCGCCTCGCCTCGCCGCGCCGCGCTACGGGGGATTAACCCCTCCACGGGTTGAGGCTGCTTGGTGTTTTCCGGGAGCCCTTGTCTAATTGGCTGGCTCTGATTTGGTCCTAGTTGAATCGAGCGTGTGAGCTCGTGCGCCCGACGGGATTCCGAGCGGGTTTCGGTCCCCTGGTCGGTCGTGTTCGCACCGTCCTAAAAAAAAGGCCTTCTTTGCGGGATTCTACTTCGCAAGTTTTGGCTTACTTTCTTATATAAGTGCACAAATTGAACAGACGGAATCCAAATTTGGCATTGTGCCATTGTGGTGGCCTTACGTTCACTTCGCCGTGTTTGGACTCTGAGCTGGTATCGCAAGTGGATTTTGTTCTGGCGCGAGTCTCGCTGATTCTTCATGAGTATTTTGTTTGTTTGTCCTAATTgggatttttattattttttatgtgGCCTCATGTGGAAATCAACTTTTTATAGGGAAAGTGTTGCTTTGGGGCTTTATGACAGTAAACAGCAAAGCCTTTTAATCCCAAACAAGTGGTGCTACACAACCTAATAAGAGCCACCTAAAAGAGTATAAAAAGGTAAACCTTTTTTTTGGCTGTGGAACTGTTTATATTGTTTTTTGTGGTCCTTGATATAAATCTCTATTTTGCGGATGACAACTGATTCGGTTCAAATTTTCTATCCATGATCTGTCCTATCTAATCATTAAGGCATGGAGTACTCTTCTTTGTTGCTGTAAATAATGTAATATGTTGCTTAATTTGTTTCCTGTATTTTCAGGCTATGAGCAATTTCAATGTACCAGTCAAATCTGATTTCTAGCATTGGTCCAACTCAAAGCAGTCCTGCTAATGAGCAAATGGGGTCAGGGGACAGCGCTACAGTCCCTCTGGATGGAGGAAACAACAACCCTAACATAGCAGTAAGGCAATGGTTACGATGGACAAATGAGCTACATGACCGCTTCGTGGAGGCTGTTACACAACTTGGCGGGCCAGATAGTAAGTCCTTGTTgcttcagcttgtttttttttgctTATTCGATACACTTTGGTCATTCATATTCGTACCTAGGTCACTAGAGAGTTGTAACACACCTTATATTCCAATGAGCGAATGCCGATACATATTCTTCCATCTCCAGTTCTTCCTACATAACCACATAACAATGTTTAATAACCAATTAAAGTATCCAATTAACAACATAGTACCTTACAAGCCACGTGTATCAACTAGCTACACAAATATGGGCAATAGCTAGAGTTCAACGCATATAACAGTATCAGCTTACAAGAATAATTGACTAGTTTGGTAAGAAACCACAATATTTCCCAGGTTAATATAACTTTAGCACATTAACAAACTAGACATTGGCCCAACGCCCAACTTTCATACATAGATGAAGTAGTAAACTACTCTACAAAGAAAAAACACCTAGGCGCTAGGCAAAGGCGGTGCTGGTCTGCCTAGGTGTCTTTTGAAACAGACCTCCACAGCCCCACATGCTCCACTGATGAAAATAGTTAAACAATTCTTCTAGAAATCCATGTTAATTTACTAAACACATGTTTTAGTTAAACTAGcagatgcccgtgcgttgctacaagGGATAAAATTAATATTTACACAACCCATATTTACCAACACCAATTAAATCTACGTGATGTCTCAGGTCTCCGGTCCCAGTCTAATTTCAGCGCTTCTTACCAAAAGCTTTATATATCAGTCCGATTTTTATTCATAGCAGTGCTTAATCATGATCCTGGACAAATTATAATATTGTCAATACATTTAACTCTCTTAATTGGCATCACCTTAACATATTTTTGTCGATTCTCATGCATCAATAAAAAAACATTCCAAGCCATCATCTCAATCCAGAAATAACACCTCCATACACATTTGATTCATTATAAAAGAACAATTGCAAATGAAATGAAATCAGAACTGATGTCACCCTGATGGTGCATGCTGCCAGATTCAACAGGGGCTCACTGTCGCTTGCTCCTGCTTGAAGACAAGAAACCTGTTTTGCAATGTACTGTCTTCTGTGAAACTGACGATGGCAAtgcactatcaacgaagaggatGCGCACGACGCACCAATATTTAGACAATGGACATGCCTCGGTTTCTGACCAACAATGGATGGTTCTTCGACCAGTCTGacaaagcaaataataaaaaggtCAGATAATATCTCAGTGTCGTGTGATGGTTCTCCGATCATGCACAAATGAACACTTTCATGGATGCCTGCTGGTAAGACATATCATGCATGTAGTGAATGAGTGCAAGAATTCGTTAGTATTGTAAGACAAGCAAGATGGAAAAAGAACAAGACGTGAACAACTCTAGAGAGGTCTTTCAGAATGGCATGATCTCCAGATCCTAAGATATTCTACTTTGATGCTGCACCATGCACCAAAAGAATGCAGATATGTTATATCCAAACTAACTGTAGCATTGTAATAACCATGTGCACATAAAGACAATTTTAATTTGAATCAATCATAGACTGGCTGTACAAATAAAATAATTTCCATTCAAAACAACTGTTGGCGTCATCCTGAATTGATGAGTGGATATGCATAGTCGTAGTATATTAGAAAAACAGTTCAAATACACTAAAAACAGATCAACATTAGTGTTGAAGAATGCCTCAACATTACTCCAATTATGTTACAAAATAGTGAATAAAGAAACTATATCTGAATAAAAATACAATATCTAAATCAAAAGACTATACTGAATCCAAATACAACATTCAGCAAATTAGTTTTATTGCCGCATTAATTTTTTTTGGCTGGATGTCTGATTGTGTCTCATGAGTTGCAAGGGAAGGTGATCAAGGTTGCTACTTACAGCTAGTACTGAACTGTACAAGGGTAGTCAGCAGGTTCAGATCAGGTCTTCACATAAAGAGTTGAAAACACTAAAGCTACTCACAGGATTCTATGTATCATGATAGCAATTCTgcattcacaacaaagcacaaCCAAAGCTTGATTGCTTGAATAGAGTTGCCTAAATgattttgaaaaagaaaaattaCAGGATACTAAGAGACCTTCCCAACTCTTCAGTAGTTTGCTAAAAAAGCTAAAGATTCAAACAACTTACATTCTTAGTCCATAGGCCTCACCTTAGCGTGTCACCAACTGCCCCATCAGTTCCATACTTTCATTCACCATTGCCTTCCCTTGCTGCTTCTTACTTTCTTAGTCGATTGAGATGCTTGTGAATCTAAATTCTGCAGTATAATCCTTCCAGCATTGACGGGTGTAACAGACAGCAGCAAGAACCTGAGCAAATGCGGCATCTGTCCAGATGGATGCATGATATGGCTCAGTCTCCACAGAAGCATAAAGACGATTGTTCAGCATCATCATGTCATAATATAATATACAAAACAAAGTTACCTGAAATACATAAAGAATAGGGCGGAAGGCATTGGTCAGAGCATCTTCAGCAGTGCTACCCAAATCAGACCCCCTTACTTCTCAATTTGGGTAGCCACCTATTTCAACACTACCATTTTTTGTTGTTTTCTCCAGCAGCACTACCTAAAACAGGCCACCCAAAACCATTTCTCCTAGGGAATGACACGTGGGACCCATGTGTCATCCTCTCTCTCAAGTTCTTCTCTGGGGTGCAGTTCTTTGGCAGTGTGCAGGCCGTGTCGCCCAGGGCTGGCCTCGCCGGCCAGGGCTGTGCCCCCCGAGGCTGGCCGCCCAGGGCTAGCTGCCGGGGCTGGCCAGTTCCGCTCAGGGCAGGCCGCCGGGGCTGGCCTTGCCGGGCATGGCCATGCCGCCCAGGCAGGCCGCACTGCTGGGAAGACAGCCGTGTCAGGAGTAGTTGCGGGGAAGAAGCGTGTCTGAAGCAGCGcgagaaaaaaaaatgtttggGTAGGGGCCAACAGGAATGGGTAGGGGGGGGAATAGGAGGCCAACAAATCTGGGGGGTCTAGTAGGGGGCCTGCTGGAGTTGGTTTTTTGCCCTCCACTACCCAAATTGTGGGTAGGGGGTCAAGTAGGGGGTGTTGCTGGAGTTGCTCTCATCATCACCTGCTCCTACAACCAATGTTCGAAAAGGCGACGCCTCATCCCCGCCTAGGCGCGACTAATCGCAAGGCGAGGGGTTCCGCCTGGCCTACGGGGGTAGGCGGACCCCTAGGCGGGCGGAGCGCCTCGGCGTCGATTCGGCggcgctgaagcggtctaggcgGCGCGGAGCGGTAGGCGGTCGCGGCGACCGAGCGCGCGAAAAATTGACGCCGCGGGCGACCTGCAGCGCACGCAGCTGGCTTCGGGCGCAGGAAAAGAAGGCTCGGGGGCGGGAAGGATAAGAGGGAGAAGGGGGAAAAGGACGCGCCTGCTTGCTTCCGGGAAGCTCTTCGACGGCCGCTCACCTCCCTACGACCCCCCCGGGAAGCTGCTCCCACCGGCTGCGCTCCTCCTCGCTGGGTAGGTGGTCCCGCAGGCCGCGCTCCTCCCCGCCGAGCTCGTGGTACCGTCGGTCGTGCTCCTCCCCGCCGAGCTCGTGGTCCCGCAAGGCCGCGCTTCTTCAGCGCCGAGCTCGTGGTCCCGTCGGTCGCCTCCCTAAGCTGAAGCCCCAAGGCCCAAGGTCCTCTCCTGCTCCTCTCCTCTGttccctgctcctcctctgttCCCTGCTCCTCCCTACTCTTCTCCTCTGTTCCCTGCTCCTCTCCTCTGTTCTCCGCTCCTCTCCTATGTTCTCCTGCTCCTCTCCTCTGTTCCCTAACTGCTTGGTAGGAGTATTGATCAGATCCGCACTACTAAGCAAGTGAATGCTGCAATGACAACATGCCGCAGTCTGAACTTGGTAGGAGTGCTCTGAAGTGATGATTCTTATTTGATAAACAAATTGACCAAGCAGTTACCATGAATTTTCTCTTGGTTCAAGCTAGCACTTTTTTTAGCTGATGTGTGACTGATTGTATGTATCTTTGTTTGACTGAATCATTTGTAGGATGTGTGACTGATTTTTTTAGCTGATTTGCTACATGTATGTATTGCCTGAATGTTCACTTAACTCTGAATGTATTGTCACTGAAATCTGAATGTATGTATATGTATAGGATGTCGACAACAGAGGTTGCACCTGAAACTGAGGGAGCGAATCTCCTGAGAAGGAATTCGGATGATGTGGGATGGGAATATGGGGTTCTTGTTGATGCTATCAACAAGGACAAGGTGAAGTGCAAACTATGTGACAAGGTGATGCAAGGAGGGATTTATCGGTTGAAGCAACATGTGGCCCATGAAGGAAAGAATGCGACGAAATGCAAGGCCAGAACACCGGAGGCTCTGGAGGCTAAAGAGAAGTGCAAGAAAGCACTAAATGATGCAAAAAGGAAGAGGGAGGAGAAGACTGTTCGTGAACTAGAACTTAGAGAGGAAGTGAATGTTTCTCGGGTTGGAGGTGGAGAGTCAGAGGAAGTCACTTGTATTGGAAGTTCAGAGCCTCACAAATTAGGACCCATTGACAAATGGACGCGTGCTATTGATCCTAAAGCAACCAAATCTGAATCTTTCACTCAACAGAAGCTGAACAAGGAACTTTGGAAAGAAAGATTACATGAGGTGCATAAATATATTGCAAGATGGGCCTATAACCATGGtaatttccttgctgttttttatTTCAGATTTCAATTTCATTGGATGCCTTGCTGTAGTACTGAACTGAACACTAATTTCCTTTTTTTGTAACATTGACAGCAATACCATTCAATGCATGTGACAATGATGAGTTCAAGCAAATGTGTGAAGCAATTGGACAATTTGGGCCTGGAATTGAACCTCCAACTATGTTTGACCTGCGAGGAAGATTGCTGGAAGAAGAATATGCAAGAACCAAGAGTTTGCTGCAAGAACGTGAAGCCGAGAAGTTGAAGAATGGGTGCTCTATTATGACCGATGCTTGGTCAGATAAGAAGAGGAGAAGCATAATGAATGTGTGCACTAATTGTGCTGATGGAACCAGTTTTATTTCCTCAAAAGAGATGTCAGATGTGTCACACACAAGTGAAGTCATCTTTGAACTAGTGGACAAAGCAATCGAAGATATTGGTCCAAATGATGTGGTGCAAGTTGTGACTGACAATGCTTCTAACAACATGGGAGCAAAGAAGCTACTGCATGAGAAGAGACCACAGATCTTTTGGACCTCTTGTGCAACTCACACAATCAACTTGATGCTCCAAGGAATTGGCAACATGGCTCGGTTCAAGAAGGTGATTGACCAAGCAAAGACATTCACCATATTTGTCTATGGGCACACAAGAACACTAGAGTGCATGAGGTACTTCACTGAGGGCAAAGAGATAGTAAGGCCAGGAGTGACTAGGTTTGCTTCAAACTATTTGACTTTGAACAGCATACAAGAGAAGAAGGACCAACTAAGAAAGATGGTGGTGCATAGTAGGTGGGActcattgaaggatgtgaaatcaaAGAAGGGAAAAAATGCCACAGCAACTATATTGAATCCAAACTTTTGGAAGGATGTGAAGTTGACATTGGCTGTTTTTGAGCCATTGTTCAAAGTTCTCCGTTTGGTTGATGGAGATGTGAAGCCGTCCATGGGTTTTGTATATGGAGAACTATTAAAGGCAAAGAGACAGGTCAAAGAGGCCCTTGGCAATAATGAGTCCCGTTTCAAGGATGTTATTGCTGTTGTTGACAAGAAAATGGCTGGAAGACTTGATTCTCCATTGCATTTGACAGCTTATTTGCTGAATCCACACTACAGTTATGCTGACCCTTCAATCTTTGATGCTCCCAAAATGACAGAAGGATTTATCAGTTGTGTGGAGACTTTTTATTATCATGATGAAGACATGCAAGAACAAGCTGCCAACATTGAACTCCAGAAGTATCAGAATAGAGAAGGACCATTTAGCAAGAAGCTTGCAAGGAATTTTGAAAACTTTGATTATAATCCAGGTAAAAGTTGTTTGCTGATTTTACATGGTTGTTTGTTGTGTTCATCTATCAAGAAATCTGTTGTGCCTACTAACTAATAGAGAGGTTTTTTATTTCAGCATCATGGTGGCGGCTTTATGGAACTGAAACACCAGCTCTACAGAAGATGGCTACCAAGATCCTATctttaacagcaagttcttctggTTGTGAAAGAACTTGGAGTGGGTTTGATGGGGTTAGTACCTATCTGTTATCAAAATTTCAGCAGCATTACAATTAAATTGCAGAACTAAAAGTGCTCTTATTTTTAATTTATAGGTGCACACTAAGAAGAGAAATAGGCTTACTACATACCGCCTCAACAAGTTGGTCTACATTCAATTCAACAACAGGCTGATTAATAAGAGAGCAAAGATCAAGTCAAAGAAAATTACTGATGTTCTCTTGTCTAGTGATACAACTGAAGCTCAAGGTTTCCTCCAAGAGAATGGAGATGATTGTGCATTAGTTGTCTTTAGagatgaggaagatgaggaaGAACTCATGGAAGGTACAGGGATACCTTGGTCTGTGCTTGGAGATGCAGTGGGAGCAGAAGAACAACTAGAGCTGCGTAGAAGTGCAAGGGTGAGAGAGCTCTATGAAGAAGAGTTTGAGTCCGAAGAAGAAGAgtttgatgaagatgaggatgactaTGTGATGGATGAACCCTACTGAAGAAGTGTGAGACAACTTCATGCCTTCATGTCATGTTTTAGCTTTTATTATGCATCCATGTATCTTTAACTTATGAACTTAGAACTCCTGCTGTGTGCTTGTGTTTTGTGTTGTGAGAACTGAGAATCATCAATCATGTGATGTAATGTACTGCTAGTCTACTATCCATTTTATATTCTATGTTGCTGCCtgcttgtaaggaaaatggaccctaagcccatttactttggattttggtgtttgatgaccaacacaaccaaattggactaatgaatttgcaagtgtttgttttgtagtccaacagggtgcaaaacatgatttggacgaaggcgacgtgatgatccgatgatcaacaccttaagaaagaccttaggagcacaagaaaagacccaagatatcaagcaaagtccaagcatgaagatatgaaccaagccatacgcaagatcgcgaagaaacgagcttgcagaggcgaccggacgctggaccggacgctggaagcgcgaccagacgctggaccggtggctcagcagacaggcgaccggacgcaaggatcggatgctggcggcaaccgaccggacgcagaaatgcagcgtccgatcgagtacagagaggttccaggcgcgcgaaactacgaccggacgcgtccggtggcaggcgaccggacgctggcagcgtccgatcgatggttcgcggctgcaacggtcaggatgactggacgcatctggccaggacgattcagcgtccggtcagtagcagatttgcgggagtttgaccccaacggctactttctcagtggggcttataaatacaacccccaaccggccatttgagtggtGTGGAGCCAAGGAAACATACcgagagtgttgatacaccatttgagtgatctccacatgcatagtgcttagtgttttattaggtaattagcataagtgctttgcgaagtgcttaggttgattagaccaccgcttatgcgcttgctctaggtgtttgcctagtgtttaagtgaggtttgcatacctcttgccaccccgtgcttgcgagcacaagtgttgtacattggaggggcttgaagtcttgtgagatcacaccaaccgcgtttgtggtgtggccgccaccgtgtaccggagggaacaaggcccgcggtgttttggccaaaagcttgatagtgaagacggcggggagcatccgggagaggcttgccgaaaggcacgtcggagacccacttgcgcgtggggaaggcccgaggctatccacggagttacccgaccgggagcttggcccttgcgagggattccttgcgaggggctccaacgaggactagggagaagcttgcgtgcttctcgatacctcggtaaaaataccggagtcgtcgacgggagtttgcatatctctaccgtgctctttagcttccgcatttacattgattactttactacgtttgtggtagagatagcaacacactagcaaaaccatagttgcacatctagatagcttatctattgcataggttttgctagggttagaaaaagaggccatagttttgggagttagaattttaagttgccta encodes:
- the LOC136477273 gene encoding putative transcriptional regulator tpeD isoform X2, with translation MDGSSTSLTKQIIKRMSTTEVAPETEGANLLRRNSDDVGWEYGVLVDAINKDKVKCKLCDKVMQGGIYRLKQHVAHEGKNATKCKARTPEALEAKEKCKKALNDAKRKREEKTVRELELREEVNVSRVGGGESEEVTCIGSSEPHKLGPIDKWTRAIDPKATKSESFTQQKLNKELWKERLHEVHKYIARWAYNHAIPFNACDNDEFKQMCEAIGQFGPGIEPPTMFDLRGRLLEEEYARTKSLLQEREAEKLKNGCSIMTDAWSDKKRRSIMNVCTNCADGTSFISSKEMSDVSHTSEVIFELVDKAIEDIGPNDVVQVVTDNASNNMGAKKLLHEKRPQIFWTSCATHTINLMLQGIGNMARFKKVIDQAKTFTIFVYGHTRTLECMRYFTEGKEIVRPGVTRFASNYLTLNSIQEKKDQLRKMVVHSRWDSLKDVKSKKGKNATATILNPNFWKDVKLTLAVFEPLFKVLRLVDGDVKPSMGFVYGELLKAKRQVKEALGNNESRFKDVIAVVDKKMAGRLDSPLHLTAYLLNPHYSYADPSIFDAPKMTEGFISCVETFYYHDEDMQEQAANIELQKYQNREGPFSKKLARNFENFDYNPASWWRLYGTETPALQKMATKILSLTASSSGCERTWSGFDGVHTKKRNRLTTYRLNKLVYIQFNNRLINKRAKIKSKKITDVLLSSDTTEAQGFLQENGDDCALVVFRDEEDEEELMEGTGIPWSVLGDAVGAEEQLELRRSARVRELYEEEFESEEEEFDEDEDDYVMDEPY
- the LOC136477273 gene encoding uncharacterized protein isoform X1: MDGSSTSLTKQIIKRMSTTEVAPETEGANLLRRNSDDVGWEYGVLVDAINKDKVKCKLCDKVMQGGIYRLKQHVAHEGKNATKCKARTPEALEAKEKCKKALNDAKRKREEKTVRELELREEVNVSRVGGGESEEVTCIGSSEPHKLGPIDKWTRAIDPKATKSESFTQQKLNKELWKERLHEVHKYIARWAYNHAIPFNACDNDEFKQMCEAIGQFGPGIEPPTMFDLRGRLLEEEYARTKSLLQEREAEKLKNGCSIMTDAWSDKKRRSIMNVCTNCADGTSFISSKEMSDVSHTSEVIFELVDKAIEDIGPNDVVQVVTDNASNNMGAKKLLHEKRPQIFWTSCATHTINLMLQGIGNMARFKKVIDQAKTFTIFVYGHTRTLECMRYFTEGKEIVRPGVTRFASNYLTLNSIQEKKDQLRKMVVHSRWDSLKDVKSKKGKNATATILNPNFWKDVKLTLAVFEPLFKVLRLVDGDVKPSMGFVYGELLKAKRQVKEALGNNESRFKDVIAVVDKKMAGRLDSPLHLTAYLLNPHYSYADPSIFDAPKMTEGFISCVETFYYHDEDMQEQAANIELQKYQNREGPFSKKLARNFENFDYNPERFFISASWWRLYGTETPALQKMATKILSLTASSSGCERTWSGFDGVHTKKRNRLTTYRLNKLVYIQFNNRLINKRAKIKSKKITDVLLSSDTTEAQGFLQENGDDCALVVFRDEEDEEELMEGTGIPWSVLGDAVGAEEQLELRRSARVRELYEEEFESEEEEFDEDEDDYVMDEPY